DNA sequence from the uncultured Ilyobacter sp. genome:
AAGGGCTATGGCCTTAGATGCCAAGTTTCTACTTTTAGACGAGCCCACATCTGCCCTAGATCCTGCCCTGACCTCAGAAGTTTTAGACACAATCCTCACCCTGAGGCGAGAGGAAAAAGACCTTGTGTTGATAACTCATGAGATGGGCTTTGCCAAAAATGTTGCAGATCATATAATCTTTGTGGATCAGGGAAAAGTTTTAGAACAGGGACTTCCTGAAGATATTCTTACAAATCCTAAAACTGAGGAACTAAAAGCTTTTCTAGGAAAAACTCTTAAATACTAAAAAGCAGCCTTTTTAAAGAGGCTGCTTTTTAGATTAATCTTAGACTATTTAGAACTTTTAATAGGTTTATCATATTTTTTTGATATTTTAGACTGCTGTTTAGAAATCTAGATCTTCAAATCATAAATCATTATGAAAACTTCAATCTATTTTTTACCTTTTTTATTCTTTCTTTTTTTTAGCTCTGTAACAATAAAAACTGAAAGTATCACTATCCCGATTAACAATGGAAATCTCATTATTCTCTCCCTTTTATAATTAAATTTTACTCAAAATTATTTTTTCTTTCTTTATCTCTACCTGAAGCCTTTCAAAAACTTCTTTGACCAGCATCTCGTCTTCTAACAAGAATAATTCCTTCTTATTCTTAGGAAAAGACTTTATAAAGTATTCCACTTTGCAGGCCTCAGACCTACCCAAAACCTCCCAGACACCCTCTATACTCTCTGCCTTGCGACTCCTTGTATATTTAGCCCCACGTCCCTCTAAGTGTTCTGTATAACGTTTATGCCAATCTCTGGCTATACCTGTATAGAGAGAGTTGTCCTGGCATCTTAGAATATATACGTGATACGGAACTTTTTTTCCCAACTTCACCACCTCTATACTATGATACATTTCTATTAGTAAAAAATCAAATTTGAAATTCGTACAAAGGTTTTTTTAGATGCTTTAGGTATATTGTTTTTAGTCTAATTTTAAAAGGAGGGGTAGCATGTTGACTGAAATATACGACCCGCTAAAGGGTAAAATGTTCCAGGTCATGGACCAGACAGGGAAAATTGTAAACCAGGATCATATGCCTGAAATTTCTGACGAACTTATCTTGAAAATGTACCGAACGATGATGCTCTCGAGGACACAGGATGAAAAATCACTTCAGTATCAGAGACAGGGAAGAATGCTCACATTTGCACCGTCTATGGGACAAGAGGGAGTTCAGGTGGCAAGTGCCGCAGCAATAGAAAAAAACGACTGGGTAGCTTCTGCCTTTCGTGAAAATGCCACTTGGTTATGGCTAGGCCAGCCTATGGAAAACCTTTTTTTATACTGGATCGGAAGTGAAGAGGGAAGTAGAATTCCAGAAGATGTCAACTTACTGCCTATAGCTGTTCCCATCGGAACCCAGTGCAACCACGCAGTGGGAATAGGAATGTCAATAAAATACCGAAAACAAAATTCTGTCGTTTTGGCCTATATCGGAGACGGAGGTACTTCAGAGGGGGAGTTTTATGAGGCTATCAACTATGCCGGTGCCATGAATACCCCAAATATCTTTATTATACAGAACAACCAGTTTGCCATTAGCACCCCGAGAGCCCTTCAGACAAAGGCAAAAACCCTTGCACAGAAGGGAGTTGCAGCAGGAATCCCGTGCATACAGGTAGACGGAAATGATATATTTGCTGTTTATGCCGCAGTAAAAGAGGCTGTGGACAGGGGAAGAAATGGAGAAGGACCCACACTTATAGAGGCTGTCACATACCGAATAGGTCCCCACACCACTGCAGATGATCCTACCATATACAGGACAGACGAGTACCATCAGGAGATGCTAAAAACCGATCCCCTTATAAGAACAAAAAACTACATGGTGGAAAAGGGAATCTGGGACGAGGAAAAGGAAGCTTCTCTCAAGGAGGAACTTGAAAATTTAGTAGAGGAGACCTTTAAAAAAATAGAACAGACTCCCGAAACACCTTTAGAGGAGATATTCAAGTACACCTATGCCGAGATGACGGAAAATCTAAAAGAGCAGTATGAAGAATACAAAGAGTTTCTCCAAAGGGGGGATAAATAATGGCAGTTTTAAATAATATAGAGGCGCTAAACCAAGCTCTCATGCAGATAATGGAAGTAGACGACACTATAATGGTCTTCGGAGAGGATTCAGGATTTGAAGGGGGAGTTTTTAGAGCCACTAAAGGACTTCAGGAAAAGTTTGGAAAAGAGCGATGTTTTGATACCCCCCTTACTGAAGCTGGAATAGTGGGGTCTGGGATAGGTATGGCTGTCACAGGTCTAAAGCCAGTTGCTGAGATACAGTTTCAGGGTTTTGTATTCCCTGCAATGAATCAGATTATGATTCACGCTGCTCGGATGAGAAACCGAAGCCGTGGACGGTTCTCTGTACCGATGGTCATAAGAATGCCCTACGGAGGTGCTGTGAGAGCCTTAGAACACCACTCTGAGAGTATAGAGGCACTCTTTGCTCATATACCTGGGCTGAAGGTTGTAATCCCGTCAAATCCCTATGATACAAAGGGGCTGATGATTTCAGCTATAAAAGATCCAGACCCGGTTATATTTCTAGAACCAAAGAGGCTCTACAGAGCTTTTAAACAGGAGATTCCAGATGAGATCTATGAAGTTCCTATTGGAAAGGCGAGGGTTTTGCAAGAGGGAGAAGATATCACAGTGGTGGCGTGGGGAGCTATGATTCCCGAATGTCAGAAGGCTATAACCATGCTGAAGGAAAAAAATGTCAGTGTCGAACTAATAGACCTTCGTACAATCTCTCCCATAGACCGGGAGAGCATCGCCCAGTCTGTGAAAAAAACAGGAAGATTTCTAGTGGTGCATGAAGCTGTAAAATCCTTCGGAGCAGGAGCTGAGCTTATATCCATTGTCAACGAAAAGGCCTTTTTAAGTTTAGAAGCTCCACCTAGCAGACTCACAGGCTTTGATGTCACTGTGCCTCTAGCTAAGGGAGAGCAGCACTTTATAATAAGTCCTGAAAAAATAAAAAATAAGGTAATGGAGCTTATTAACTTCTAAAGGAGGGATTCTATGTACCATTTTAAATTTGCAGATATAGGAGAAGGAATCCACGAGGGAAAACTCCTTGAATGGATGGTCAGCGAAGGAGATTCTGTAAAAAGCGGGGACTCTCTTTTTCTTGTGGAAACTGACAAGGTTAATGCTGAGATTCCATCTCCTGTAAAAGGTGTTGTCGCCAAACTTATGGCTCAGGTGGGGGATGTTATAAAGGTGGGAGATATTATTGTAGATATAGAGGAAGAGGGATCTATTCAACAAGGCGAACCCCAGAAAAAAGAGCTCGGTGAAGAAACGGCTAAACCTCTTGAAAAAGATATAAAACCAAAAGTTTCAGAGGAAACAAAACCAGAAGTTTTGGTCACAGTAGAGAAAGAAAGTCCTGAAGAACCTAAGAAAGAAGCTGTTGAAAAAAAGAAAACAGAGGAAAAAGGTGCAGGTGTCGTAGGAGAGATAACAGTCTCTAATGACCTTATTCCTAGCTTCAGCGAAGGAAAATCAGATAAGCCATTGAACAAAAAGAAAGTATTGGCTACCCCTGTAGCCAGAAAGATGGCAAAAGATATGGGTATAGACATAACTTTAATAAAGGGAAGCGGTACAATGGGAAGAGTTATGAAGGAAGATATCAAAAATTTCAACTCTTCAGAGACTATTGAGAAAGAAAAAATTCAAGAAATTTCCGCTGTAACTCCTACTCGTTCAGATTCTATTGAAGAGGTGGAACTTTCAAGTATAAGAAAAACTATATCAAAAGCTATGACTCTCTCAAAACAACTTATTCCACACACTGTACTCATGGATGAATTTGATGTTACCTCCCTTGTAGAGTTCAGAAAAGAATCTAAAGAGGAAGCTTTTCTCCAAGGTGTGAAGCTCACATACATGCCATTTATTATAAAGGCTGTCACCATAGCCCTAAAAGAGTTTCCTATCTTCAACTGTGTATATGATCATGAAAATGAAAAACTTTTACTCAAGAAATTCTACAATATAGGGGTGGCTACAGATACCCCTGAGGGGCTCATGGTCCCTGTGATCAAAAATACAGACCAGATGGGTATACTTGAGACTGCAAAGGAAATGAACAGGCTTATAGAGGCATCTAAAAATAAAAAACTTACCCTTGATGACATAAAGGAGGGAACATTTTCCATTACAAATTACGGGGCTATCGGTTCATTATTCGGCACTCCTATAATAAAACATCCTCAGGTTGCCATTCTTGGGATAGGTAGGATTAATAAAAAATCCGTTGTTTCTGAAAAGGGGAATATTGAAGTTAGAGATATAATGCCTATATCTATGGCTGTTGACCACAGAATAATAGACGGAGCAGATGCAGGTCGTTTTGCAGAAAGACTTAAGCAACTTCTTTCTAACCCAAAACTTCTTCTCATGAGTTAGGAGGTGTAAAATGGATTATGATATCATCGTTATCGGAGGAGGTCCAGGTGGCTATGTTGCCGCTATAAAAGCCGCTCAGATGAATGCAAAAACAGCCATTATAGAGATGGGTAATTTCGGAGGTGTCTGCCTTAACTGGGGGTGCATACCCACAAAAACCCTTTTAAAAAGTGCAAAGGTCTATCAGTATATTCTGAACTCTTCAAAGTACGGGATAGATATAGACAATCTCTCTAAGGTAAATATAAACTGGGAGAAGATGCTTCAAAGAAAAAAAGATGTTGTCAAAAAACTTACCTCTGGAGTGGAATTTCTACTGAAGAACAACAAAGTTGATATTTATAGGGGATTCGGAAATGTTATCGATAAAAACAGTATAGAGATCAACGGAAAAAAGCTCACATGCAAAAATCTAATTCTTTCCACAGGGTCTTCCCCAAATATTCCAGACATTCCTGGAATAAAAGATGGCTTGAACAGTGGGTTTGTTATAACTAGCAAAGAGGCGTTAGAACTTTCTGAAATCCCTAAAAAACTAGTTATTCTAGGTGGGGGCGTTATCGGTGTGGAATTTGCCACTTTATATAGTTCTCTTGGAACAAAGGTCACCATAGTACAAAACATGGACCGGATACTGGAATTTATGGACCATGACGTAATAAACGAGATGGAGGATATTCTTCTAGGTTTAGGGGTGGAGATTCTTTACAATACATCTGTTGTCAAAGTAAGCAATAATAATATTACCATAAAGAGTAAAGAGGGTGAGGAGAGTATAGAGGCAGATAATCTTCTTATTTCAATAGGAAGATATGCAAATATGAAAGGATTGGAAAACTTGAACTTGGAAACATACAGGAGAGGAGTCAAGACAAACGAAAAGCAGGAAACCAATATTCCAGGTGTATATGCCATCGGAGACTTAAACGGAGTGTTTAACTTGGCCCATGTGGCTTCTGCTGAGGGGATTATCGCAGTGGAAAACATAATGGGAGAAGATAAAAAAATAGATTATAGAAAGGCTCCCAACTGTATTTACAGTTTTCCAGAAATGGCAGCAGTTGGATACAACGAGGTAGATGCAAGAAATAAATTCAAGGATATCATTGTTTCAAAATTGCCCCTTTCTGCCAATGGAAAGGCTCTGGCAGAAGGGGAAAGTACTGGATTTATAAAAATAATAGCTGAAAAGGAGTATGGGGAGATTATAGGGGTTCATATTATAGCCCCTACAGCCACAGACATGGTTTCAGAGATAGTTACCACAATGGAGTTAGAAGGAACAATCTATGACGTTTCTAGGGTTATACATCCTCATCCCACAATATCCGAGCTTGTCATGGAGGCTGCTCACGGTGCAGTCTATAAAAATAGAAATAGTTAAAAAAGGTGCCTAGGCACCTTTTTTAATAAAATATACAGTCTATTATCTCCTCTTCTCTAAAATCACAGAAGTATTTTTTAATATTCAGGTCTTTAATGCAGTAGGCTAATTCTTTTTCATTAAAGCGTTTCCCTGTTAAAAATTTCTCAATCTCCTCTGTCCCCCTATACCCCAAAAAATCCCCATAAATCTTTATACTATCAATTATCCCTTCAGAAACATTTATCCTTATATCCAGTTCTCCTCCGTCATATCTTTTTCTCTTAGATATCATAAATTCTGGTGATTTTCCAAAATTCCAGTCCCAGTCTCTATATTTTTCTTTTGCCAGATTTTCAACAGCTAAATTCTCTCTATCTGACAAAATATAATTCTTAGCCCCTTCCATCAAGATATTTGAAATCAATATTTTTTTAAATTCCTCTATCCCTAGATTTTCTTTCAGATAGGGATAGATATTTGTAACTCTGCTTCTGACAGATTTTATTCCCTTAGACTCTATCTTATCTGATTTTACATTCAAAACTTTTCCAAGTACAGACAAATCAGCATCAAAAAGAAGCGTACCATGATGCAGCATACGATTTCCAAAATAATACTGGGCATTGCCTGATATTTTTTTTCCATCTACAACTATATCATTCCTTCCTGAAAACTCGGCTTCCACCCCTAAAAGCTTCAGCACATTTACAACTGGTTCAGTAAATTTTTTATAATTATTTACATTCTCCCTTTTTCCATCTGTTATAAAGGTAAAATTAAGGTTTCCATTGTCATGATATACAGCCCCTCCTCCAGAAAGCCTTCTCACCACATTGACGTTGTTTTTATTGACATATTCATGATTTATTTCCTCGTGTGTATTTTGATTCCTTCCAACCACAACTGTATTCTCATTCTTCCAAAAAATTACAACATCTCCCCCTATATTTTTCAATGCATATTCTTCAAGGGCAAGATTAAAATACGGATCCTTACTCTCATTAATTATATTAAACATCTCACTTCCCCCCGATCTTTTTTACAATATACATTTTTTAAAAAACTTTCCTTTTTATGTACATAATCAATAATAATTTTATATTTCTTTGATTATTCTTTTTTTTTTATTATAATTAAAGTAATCTATATATAACAAGTCTTAAGGAATGAATTTATATTTTTTAGCCAGCATAGAGTTCTTACTAAAAGGAGGATTAGATTTGAATTTTTTTAACAGCATTTTCAAAAGAAAAAAATTAGAATTAGAAACTATCAAAGATATACAAGAGGACAAGGAATCAGATTCTTTGTCTATAGACCCTTTTTCATACTGTATTTTTAATCCTTATTTTAAATGCAATGAAGATTTTTCAAAACTTTTTTCAGAATTTGAAATGAGACTTGGAAGTTTACAAAGATACTTTGAACTGAATAACTTGCATATAAAAGAATATCTGAGCAGTTCAAAAGAGATACTCAGAGACCATAAAAATGAACGTTCCAAAGAAAGTAATATTTTAGATCAGTATGGTAAATGTCACTATGCAGACGTTGATTATTTTTACGAAATGCATTACCTATCTGTTTTACTGATTTTATTTACCATGTTCGAGAACCTTCTCAGTAATATCGTAAAAGATATTTCATACATCAGCAAACATGATTTTAATGATTTCAACCAAAAAGACTTGCCATATATAAATAAATATATCCTTTTTCTTAAAAATAAATGTAAATTAAACATACTAATTTCTCAAAAAGAATGGCAGAGTCTAAATACCATCAGAAAAGTCAGAAATAATTACCTTCACAATCTCAACATCGATATTCCAGACGAGTTGCAGACTGAGTTATTAAAAATAATGACCCCAAAGAATAATAATAAAGTGACGGTCAACGAAGAATTTTTAGAGATGTGTTTTAATCTTTTTGGAAAAATTGCCTCTCAGCTAGAAGCGTCTTATTGGGACTATAAAAGAAACTTATTCAATATAAAATAGGCAGCTTAAAAGCTGCCTATTTTATTCTTATATTTTAGATTTTCATAAAGTTGCTTTGCAAAAATTGTTTTCATATCAGTTGTTATATCTTCCACTTCATCGATATTAAACCAATGACACGTTAGGTGTTCCCCCTCATCTAAGTCTAGTTCTAGAGGTTCTTTTCCATCGTCATGTATTTTTGCTATATACATATAAAGAGACTCTGTAGTATATCCTGGTGAAAGAATCAGAGGCTTTTTGGGAACATAGAGCAACTCAAAATCATTTTCTGTATACCCCGTCTCTTCTCTTATCTCCCTCTTAAGGGTACTTTCTGCTGTTTCTCCATCCTCTATAATTCCTGCTGGTATCTCATAGAGGTCTCCCTTTACTCCTGGTCTATACTGCTTTACCAAAAGAGTTTTATCCATCTTTTCATTTAGAATAAAGACTGCAATAGCATTTGGTTTTTGAATATATTCTAGGTCTATATCTGTTGTTGGATGTTTTTCTACTTTTATCCTTAAAAATCTTAAATCGCTTATTTTCATTGAACTCCCCCACTTATCATATCTCTTTTATTTTTGTTCGTATACATAATAGCCTGCTTATTTTTAAACAATTATATCACAAAAATAAAAAAAATTAAAAAGCCTTTTAAAACTTCCAAAAAATAAAAAAAAGCTTGGCAAGTACCTATCCTCCCGGAGGGCTGCCCCTCAAGTACTTTCAGCGTATGCAGGCTTAACTTCTGGGTTCGGAATGTGACCAGGTGTACCCCTACAGCTATTCTCACCAAGCTGTTATCAACATTTATATATTGATATCATATTCTTTTGTCTGCCATGGGCATTCAAAACTATATAGTAGATTTAGGTTAAGACTTCGACATATTAGTATTGGTCAGCTAAAAACCTCACGGTCCTTACACCCCCAACCTATCAACCTCCTAGTCTCGAAGGTGTCTTAGTTCATATAGAACAGAGTACTTATCTCAAAGCTGGCT
Encoded proteins:
- the lpdA gene encoding dihydrolipoyl dehydrogenase, which encodes MDYDIIVIGGGPGGYVAAIKAAQMNAKTAIIEMGNFGGVCLNWGCIPTKTLLKSAKVYQYILNSSKYGIDIDNLSKVNINWEKMLQRKKDVVKKLTSGVEFLLKNNKVDIYRGFGNVIDKNSIEINGKKLTCKNLILSTGSSPNIPDIPGIKDGLNSGFVITSKEALELSEIPKKLVILGGGVIGVEFATLYSSLGTKVTIVQNMDRILEFMDHDVINEMEDILLGLGVEILYNTSVVKVSNNNITIKSKEGEESIEADNLLISIGRYANMKGLENLNLETYRRGVKTNEKQETNIPGVYAIGDLNGVFNLAHVASAEGIIAVENIMGEDKKIDYRKAPNCIYSFPEMAAVGYNEVDARNKFKDIIVSKLPLSANGKALAEGESTGFIKIIAEKEYGEIIGVHIIAPTATDMVSEIVTTMELEGTIYDVSRVIHPHPTISELVMEAAHGAVYKNRNS
- a CDS encoding GIY-YIG nuclease family protein, whose translation is MGKKVPYHVYILRCQDNSLYTGIARDWHKRYTEHLEGRGAKYTRSRKAESIEGVWEVLGRSEACKVEYFIKSFPKNKKELFLLEDEMLVKEVFERLQVEIKKEKIILSKI
- a CDS encoding lipoate--protein ligase, whose protein sequence is MFNIINESKDPYFNLALEEYALKNIGGDVVIFWKNENTVVVGRNQNTHEEINHEYVNKNNVNVVRRLSGGGAVYHDNGNLNFTFITDGKRENVNNYKKFTEPVVNVLKLLGVEAEFSGRNDIVVDGKKISGNAQYYFGNRMLHHGTLLFDADLSVLGKVLNVKSDKIESKGIKSVRSRVTNIYPYLKENLGIEEFKKILISNILMEGAKNYILSDRENLAVENLAKEKYRDWDWNFGKSPEFMISKRKRYDGGELDIRINVSEGIIDSIKIYGDFLGYRGTEEIEKFLTGKRFNEKELAYCIKDLNIKKYFCDFREEEIIDCIFY
- a CDS encoding dihydrolipoamide acetyltransferase family protein, whose translation is MYHFKFADIGEGIHEGKLLEWMVSEGDSVKSGDSLFLVETDKVNAEIPSPVKGVVAKLMAQVGDVIKVGDIIVDIEEEGSIQQGEPQKKELGEETAKPLEKDIKPKVSEETKPEVLVTVEKESPEEPKKEAVEKKKTEEKGAGVVGEITVSNDLIPSFSEGKSDKPLNKKKVLATPVARKMAKDMGIDITLIKGSGTMGRVMKEDIKNFNSSETIEKEKIQEISAVTPTRSDSIEEVELSSIRKTISKAMTLSKQLIPHTVLMDEFDVTSLVEFRKESKEEAFLQGVKLTYMPFIIKAVTIALKEFPIFNCVYDHENEKLLLKKFYNIGVATDTPEGLMVPVIKNTDQMGILETAKEMNRLIEASKNKKLTLDDIKEGTFSITNYGAIGSLFGTPIIKHPQVAILGIGRINKKSVVSEKGNIEVRDIMPISMAVDHRIIDGADAGRFAERLKQLLSNPKLLLMS
- a CDS encoding NUDIX hydrolase — translated: MKISDLRFLRIKVEKHPTTDIDLEYIQKPNAIAVFILNEKMDKTLLVKQYRPGVKGDLYEIPAGIIEDGETAESTLKREIREETGYTENDFELLYVPKKPLILSPGYTTESLYMYIAKIHDDGKEPLELDLDEGEHLTCHWFNIDEVEDITTDMKTIFAKQLYENLKYKNKIGSF
- a CDS encoding alpha-ketoacid dehydrogenase subunit beta — translated: MAVLNNIEALNQALMQIMEVDDTIMVFGEDSGFEGGVFRATKGLQEKFGKERCFDTPLTEAGIVGSGIGMAVTGLKPVAEIQFQGFVFPAMNQIMIHAARMRNRSRGRFSVPMVIRMPYGGAVRALEHHSESIEALFAHIPGLKVVIPSNPYDTKGLMISAIKDPDPVIFLEPKRLYRAFKQEIPDEIYEVPIGKARVLQEGEDITVVAWGAMIPECQKAITMLKEKNVSVELIDLRTISPIDRESIAQSVKKTGRFLVVHEAVKSFGAGAELISIVNEKAFLSLEAPPSRLTGFDVTVPLAKGEQHFIISPEKIKNKVMELINF
- the pdhA gene encoding pyruvate dehydrogenase (acetyl-transferring) E1 component subunit alpha, which encodes MLTEIYDPLKGKMFQVMDQTGKIVNQDHMPEISDELILKMYRTMMLSRTQDEKSLQYQRQGRMLTFAPSMGQEGVQVASAAAIEKNDWVASAFRENATWLWLGQPMENLFLYWIGSEEGSRIPEDVNLLPIAVPIGTQCNHAVGIGMSIKYRKQNSVVLAYIGDGGTSEGEFYEAINYAGAMNTPNIFIIQNNQFAISTPRALQTKAKTLAQKGVAAGIPCIQVDGNDIFAVYAAVKEAVDRGRNGEGPTLIEAVTYRIGPHTTADDPTIYRTDEYHQEMLKTDPLIRTKNYMVEKGIWDEEKEASLKEELENLVEETFKKIEQTPETPLEEIFKYTYAEMTENLKEQYEEYKEFLQRGDK